The Nicotiana sylvestris chromosome 6, ASM39365v2, whole genome shotgun sequence genomic sequence caacctcgggagcaatcccatgatataccatataactctaacgcttgcagcaataacttctattcacagcagctgcccataacaaccaaataccgatagaaaacctcttattagctaaagtctcattccaacacttccatatactgccaacgataaatgaaacacgcaataaaccataaccatttctccgatcaaccattcatgaagccatttctcctttggcaattaccatagcaaatttttttttgaaccgaacctcgatgtttacccatcaaacatgctgaaatcgaatccgtttattttcattaatgatcccaacgatctcctctgacccaacacactaccctggtgacatgtcacaccaatagaggcctaagccacatctagcataatacgcgcatcaataagcaacggtccgaacatactcaaatcatgaaaatgactcaaatgaaagagttgtacctcaagctcaccagtaccaccacaacgcagggctgagaacccgtctcacatcatagaataggacacacgaatctaacccgcaaggtcatatctccacatagcaTCGCtacaatgcgcgatcctatccaaacactgctccacatgggacacctcaagtcactatgctcgaaattgacaaccacgcacaatttgacgtctggaaccaaagcaaatcattacaccaacggtgaaacaagtaacatataccacgcaaacccgaTAAGACGTAACCGAtacaccattcaccgagcaacacccgattactcttcccgctcgacttccactatgaaccccattagaaccgcaccatatgtgcccataaccaataaatcataatgtctcgcaacacagaaaggcaactcatagatctccccaaatcactaataagctcaataacggtcgaatcaacctatccctcaacaatacaattcggggcaaccaagccgactcgagcTAGAACACaaatccacattggcctgccaacgaactccttaccaAAGAagcctaaagctgctccttcaactaccataactcctgccggagccatacgatacggtgcccggcatCACATAAATACCGAAATCCACAACCTCGCCcgacgacatgcccggccacaagaaacgcTTCCGGAAAGTCCCttaacaccggaactgaatcaatggtagaaacctttgcactgacatctATCACGAAGGCCCAATTAAGAAAAGCAATCTTTCCCAGCTGTCCGCTGGGTctatgaaatataaaccactccacTAGAACATAACCTGACGCACATCGCCACTCAACCTTTGGCATTTCCAACCTATCCCATaacgcaatagtccagaataacccaaCACTGAGACGATCAGTCTACATCcccaacatcacatccaaaatctaacataccaagcaaagaaagatccactcgggcctccaaatctcggtagtcactaaacagtgctgatacacacgatctacaatcacaacatagcctgaatatgagaacttccgtctTCACGTCCATacggcacatgaatcaccatatcctaTCCCAATTTCATCGTCCGAATATatgccacacctctaatacccaatcattccactatagatactctaaaatttccttgtgccaccaagcaaacccgaatatcaccagtcgatctaaaaagaaggtgccacaatactaccgaagtgctaTCAACTTAATAACATTGCCCTTTTACTTAAACATAGACTCTCGTCAAATCATTTCCAATTAgcagtaccatttccttaatcatctgaggctacccgccgcctaagagttttatgaacttcctttcagaactaaactgtaactcatctagccaagaacttccattgatcccatctagaagaaaaatcattacatatcctatgcttctcacactcggagaaattgcacctctccaaccacggtagaaatcaataagaactctcccaattccatttgcacaaattcaactgccaggactgaatccttctaactagaccaagctaagcaagccatcaaaacccaagagAATTGTTGCAAAATagctgtaggaactcattacctcgaacacacacaaggaattaatcatatccttaccataccgatttggTCTACTATCAAGATACCCCATTTATCTaaattccttctgattcatcttcaacttgatattccttcttgctgtagcaccacaatttcctcaacctaggcttatcacacgaaacccaagcataaagctaCATCGTCTAAGGCTCCTAAACCGCTGAATACTCTTTAAGTGttccccaaagccattaccttcaccttcccgatactgatatatagaatcccataattaatatagaaaataccacaagtcttgccatcttccactgaaaactcagtttctatccataagtacaacttagaagcctccaattattgcatgtagagttttgaacacaataggaccattctctagagtcatccacactactcaaaccgtagttagattgattaaacgaaccgaacaacctgtgtttcattagcactccgacactgcagaatgtgacctcattccaatataaccaagcaacttcttgccctatgcaccgagcattccttaccaaccacaactcaagccattccccgattctcgtacacccataaagcataacatagcctttattgaaatttcctttactcgagccataactgattcacaaatgcgcctcgaactgggaccattagagcacataaccgtgcaatcaactattcaatagcggactcccccacttggctcaaagccataggtcaaacacgcaccataactcataacacatacgctttattgctgccataataccatagtgagattaactcaatccttcataagctcgtggaacacagaccatctggtacttcatatcttctacaaatctcgtatttactctcataacaattaaacccactctcttaagcgacccaaattaaattcacatatatatttcacttttaaatgggatcttctaacagacaacatagaGATCACGCAACTCCAGAACActttgcaggagataacccacctgcttcgccttaactaacatttatgtatacgttccaccatcataaactgtacgcagtcacttagtcttcctgagtctaaactcataccgcaacatgattttctttttacttcactcacaactgggaaacatgaaaagattcttcacacgcctataactcggggctatacctcgaatcaagatggaattcaagtacctaatagttcttctaccctccagcagacccttcttgtcgtttccaaatcatatggatacatctcgcagtactaacatactcatcacatagttactcaaccgtcacttccactaatagggacaataccgaacatataagttcaaaacacttgctcacacaatcagcacctcggtgctcaagccataggcaaatatccggcctcaagtccttcagactaggccaacatcaacttacagagatcacacatcgcccctcgatcgggaaaTCACaaaccatcaaggcacatctgatactgagcgctcatgcgcgcatacaaacgcgtggaaggaattcaaagagttacatttcaagctgaatcaaaggacgcacgataagaattcaagaatgtgaagttttcctaaaggttctgcagcctctcgaggataaatacagacgtctccgtaccgatccgcgagactctactaaacctgctcatgactcgtgagacctacgtaacctaggctctgataccaacttgtcacgacccaaaccccgctccggtcgcgatggcgcctctcgtgaagacaaggccagccaacaaacccatatcgccttttcaaaaatagttaaacattaataaacagtttaaatatgatttaatgatataattaacggaagcacaacccgacacaacctaaccggggtgtcataattcacgagcatctactagggtataaatacaactgaaagcctggagtgtacaaatagaaactaatgaaatgaggagagagaaaagcagtgctgcgaacgccggcagctaccttgctaaaccctgatgactctgcctccgatcagccaaaacatacctgaatctgcacacaaggtgcagggagtaatgtgagtactctgactgagtaataataataaataaagactgaaggcaagaaatcacgcaaaaacacaaggtatttcatactgaagtagtaaaatcactttaactagtaaagcagtgagaaatcaagtgaaaatccctttttttttccaacaagtaaagcaagtagtttagaagtgagtaacaaaaatgatagaaatgtaaacggccattcgggcaaaacatgtacaacaaactgcccctcgggcataatatcaacagaaccagcccctcgggctcaatatcagaacagtgccagcccctcgggctcaatatcagaacagtaacagccacccgggctcaatatcagatcagtaacagcccctcgggctcactctcagaatagtatcagcccctcgggctacctcacaatcactcatatctgcccatcgggcatagtatcaatcactcagaacaatgggtacccgcgctcactgtgggtgtgcagactccggaggggccccttacggcccaagcgctaaatcaagccacctcgtggcattatcactcagcatatcctcacatcactcaagccaccacgtggcatataaagtatctcaggccctcggcctcatatcactcggcctcacatcactcaagccaccacgtggcatataaagtatcttaggccctcggcctcatatcactcggcatatcctcacatatggccctcggcctcactcagtccggaaatcatcataagccccttgggcatttgtaaaatagtagttctcagcccaaaataccatttagaaatatcatttgagttttcaaatctacataaaagcggctgagtttgtaaaacaataattataaacaggactgagtttaaatataagtcaaaacagtgaggaaatagtgataaaaattcccgaaggattcaaataattggcacgaagcccaagtatgacaatcagcccaaatcatgatgataacaaataagtttcaatcaaatatgtgtaaaatcatcaatcgggatggaccaagtcacaatccccggcagtaaaagaccccgcgctcatcatccagcgcgtgtctcacctcaatatagcactacgatgtgcaaatccggggtttcaaaccctcaggacatcatttacaatcattactcacctcgaaccggctaatcctttAGCTCGCGATGTCTTTGTCTCTTAAATCGACCTCCGAATCCTCGAaactagccacaataattcgattcagttaataaaaattataggaataaattccatatgaaattctacattttccattaaaaatccgaaattgtactcaaaattcgcccgtggggcccacatctcggaatatgacaaaagtcacggaatatgaacacccatccaaccacgagtccaaccaaacaaattttaccaaaatccgacatcggattagctttcaaatcttaaaaattcatctttatggaattttagaaaattcctccatttctcttcaaatatcaataatctaacgccaaaaatgaagatttattcatgaAATAAAATCACAAGGGATTCAAGAACACTTACCTAATGCTGTATTCTGTGCCGGacccgggcctaaatgggccaaacTGGTCGAGCTTAATGGGCCTGGGCTTAgcgggcctgggctctggcggtcccgggcctcacggtcccgggcttcgtgggctcaacgggtggaaccagcccgtgacgggcctaagcccatatggtcctgggctaaacgggccgggctcgtgggcttagcgggcctaacgggcttttttatttctcgctcaaaattgcccaaaacccGAGCTTGGCAGTAAAAAAAAATCACCAAAAATCGGACTGCTGGACCTAAAACTGTCCAGAATTTCGGGGTACTGTTCATACGTTTTTACTGTTCACGTACTGTTCATGTGTACTGTACATGGGTACTGTTCATGCAggtgcggtcactgttcacacgtgcgaaaaatgcagaaactgcccagaaaattgcatcagcttttcttttcactaaaaaagctctaactccatcatacgaactcggaattcgatgattcttgttcctatgagtcacaaataataatacgaacatagcccttcagtcgaaactcaattcggagctcatttgctcagttcaatacccatttcgctcgttaaacaattaactcatgtttcgtgtcaaaaacccaatcgcgacttgatgaaattagaccaaactttctggatcagtcctataattcattatcaaaattccggaagtctcgaaatcaaatttcgatctttagaactaaaaatggacctttggatcattacatgcttatgctcaaaacggcaaaatctttcaaaaactcttccaaaacatatccgagcctcatgggaccccgaccaaacatgccaacacaccccataacataattcaaacttgttccaaccttcggaacgctcaaaacaacatcaaaacatcaaaacatcaaatcaccctcggattcaagcctaagaatttcaaaacttccgaaatccgaattcgatcaaaaagttgaccaaacgacgtccaaatgacctgaaattttgcacacacatcacaaatgacataacgaagctacagcagctctcagaattccattccgaccctcggatcaaaatctcacctatcaaccggaattcgccaaaatattaactttgccaattcaagccaaatccttccacggacttccaaaatgcattccgatcgcgctcctaagtcataaatcacccaacgaagctatccaaatcataaaatttctgatccgagctcatatacaaataagtcaactcttagtcaaacctttcaaattcaaagctttcaactgaggttgttctttcaaattcattttgatttttcctgaaaaccaaaaccaacgatctacatcagtcataatacgttacacagggcaagtcatgcccgggaactggcgatcaaagtgcaaaagttcaaaatgaccggtcgggtcgttacattaccATAATTGGGTTTTCTTTCTTGTAGAAGAAAATTATAAATCtcccatatttggctagtccctttTCTAGTAGGAAAAAATTAAGGATACTTCCTTTTCATTCAGCAGCATCCACAAGTAGCCATAGGGGacttgagagtcgtgtttaggaggagaactttacgggacaagtgttagtgtgtcacttgtgtttgcctcttcgtgagattgttctctcgatatctttgtactctcttttattataGTGGATTGCTTATCTCCGCCatggacgtaggtcagttgaccgaaccacgttaaatgtttgtgtttctttttggtagatttctcttttattgtctgatttatcgtcgctcaaggtttgctttgctagcttttgtatgacacctgatttttttCGGTCCTAACAGACACGTAGTTGATTGATAACTGGTTATGTGACTATGGGAATTTTCTCTTTGTGCAGTTGGCTATATCGTATTAAGCCATCAGTTACACATGAACCATTTAGACCAAGACTACCAAGACATGAAAAGCTTGTGAGTGAGTTCGACCAGTCAAACAGTTCTGCCACACCAACTCAACTAAGGTGGAAGCCGGTGGAGATACCAGAAACACCAACAGATTTCATTGATGGTTTGTACACGATATGCGGGGCTGGCAGCTCATATCTCCGGCATGGTTATGCAATTCACATGTAATTGGTATTTCAAACTTGATCTAGTCCATGTTGCACGGACTCTCCAAAAATATTGTCGTACCCGTGTCGGATCCTCAAAAAATGCACTACCTTTGGAGGGTTCGGCACACACCAGGCAACATTtttggagagtccgagcaacacgGGATCTAGTATTATGAGCACTATGTAACTTGGATGGAGTTTCAGATATAGTTGTTACTTGCTTATTTATGTTTTTTTCTAGTGAATATATCATTAGGATTGAGATGCGTTATGCTCTGGATAAGAGCAGCTACTCCTAGGAATTGGCTACTAATTCTGTTGCTATATGCATTCTAACCCGAGAGTAAATTGGATCTCCTTAACATGACGGACCACAACTCTGCTATCTTTTCTTGTGGATAGATAATGATCTGTGTGGAATATCAACTCAGCATAACCCCTATTAGAGATGATGTTTGTAGACACCAAATTAGGAATCAGGTTTCACTCGTAGGTTGACATGAAGAATGTCTGGCTTCTTGGTTTTGGGGTCTGGATATATTTTCTGATAATATAGCATCTTGCTATTCTAGGTACGGGTGCAATTAGATCCGAAGTTCAGTAGATCAAGTGATAGTGGACGTCTTTGATAATTACTCAGCATTATCGAAAATGCAGGTACACTGCCAACAAATCAATGGAGAACTGTGCCTTCTGCAATGCCGATGGTGATTTTCTGATAGTTCCTCAACAAGGAAGTAAGTGACAATCAGTCAGGTGTCATCCATCTGCTCTTATTCAGCCCCAAATTTGTTAACACGTGCCTTGAAACTCTAACTACTCTATTGGTCATGTAGGGCTGTGGATTACAACTGAATGCGGAAGATTGCAGGTTTCTCCTGGTGAAATAGTGATTTTGCCTCAAGGATTTCGATTTTCTGTTGACCTTCCAGATGGACCTTCACGTGGTTACGTTGCTGAAATTTTTGGAACTCATCTTCAACTTCCTGATCTGGGGCCAATAGGTGCTTTAGAAAGTGAAAAACTACTTGCTATTGAGCGAGGTGATATTGTTTACTGATGATATGCGTTTGAATATGTAATTAGGTGCAAATGGTCTGGCTGCTCCGAGGGATTTTCTAGTTCCTGTTGCGTGGTATGAAGATGGCTCCCGTCCAGGTTACGCTATTGTGCAAAAGTATGGTGGTGAACTCTTCACTGCGAAGCAAGACTTTTCTCCTTTTAATGTGGTCGCTTGGCATGGTAACTATGTTCCTTATAAGGCGGGTATTTCTCTATGTTTCAATCTCTCATAATATGGGTCAAATGCTCATATTTTATTCATTTACTTTGCTACATGGAGACTTGATATTGAGTCATCGGATGTCTCCTTAGTCTTCTCGGTCCTGACACAATATATTTCCTCAATTTGCAGTATGATTTAAGCAAGTTCTGCCCTTACAATACCGTATTGATCGACCACAGTGACCCTTCAATAAATACAGGTTGGTAAGGATTATTCAGTTACTCTGGGTTCTTATCATTTAAAATGTTCTGTCAGCTATTAATTGTCAGTTATCTGCGTGAATCTTGTTCTTAAATTTATCATCGCTCTAGTCACATTTGCCCTAGTTTCTTAAATCAATGCAGTTTTGACAGCACCAACGGATAAACCTGGTGTGGCATTACTTGACTTTGTCATCTTTCCTCCCCGGTGGTTGGTTGCTGAACATACCTTCCGTCCTCCATATTATCACCGCAATTGTATGAGCGAATTTATGGGTCTAATCACTGGTGGATATGAGGTTGTTATCTTGCTCTTGCATGAAGTCATTCCCAACTCTCGGGTTATTTCATGCGTTTAAATGAAGTTAGCTTGTTTCAGGCAAAAGCTGATGGTTTTCACCCTGGCGGAGCAAGCCTTCATAGTTGCATGACTCCTCATGGTCCTGATACCAAAACATATGAGGTAATTCCTTCTCTATTTCTCCCTTCTCTATCTAGGCGATACCATTTAGTTGGCAATATATTTTACTCATGTTGCTGCGTTTACTTTGGATCCTATGTTCTATAGGAGTCTTTAAATATTGTCAGAGATTTATATGCCATTAGAAAATATAGCTAACTTATaagtactccctccggtccacttTAATTGGTTTTTTGGCCTTCGTccacaatatttgattttttctgCTTCGTCCACAAAATCAAATGTGACTTGGtctgaggattcatatagcctaTCCCAACTTGCTTGGATTGAGGGATAATTGTTGTGAATTGTTTTTCTAGTTTTAAAATTTCAACAGAGAATCTTTCTAAAAGGATCTCTCTGGAAAAGCGCAATTCGTAGAGTTCAATTACGTGCAGTACATTGTCTCAGCTATTTTACCATACTAGTTAATCAAGCATTTGTGATATGTGTATCATAACCATCTCTTATTGTTATATCCAAATCATGATTATATGTGGTACTATTGTGTTCACCAAATGACCCTGCTTCCATAAAACATCGACAGGCAACCATTGCACTTGGAAATGAAGCTGGTCCACATAAAATAGCCGATACGATGGCTTTTATGTTCGAGTCTTGTCTAATACCCCG encodes the following:
- the LOC104218786 gene encoding homogentisate 1,2-dioxygenase, whose product is MECKDSSITSQSSNKFPSDLEYKSGFGNHFSSEAIAGALPQGQNSPLICPFGLYAEQISGTSFTSPRKLNQRSWLYRIKPSVTHEPFRPRLPRHEKLVSEFDQSNSSATPTQLRWKPVEIPETPTDFIDGLYTICGAGSSYLRHGYAIHMYTANKSMENCAFCNADGDFLIVPQQGRLWITTECGRLQVSPGEIVILPQGFRFSVDLPDGPSRGYVAEIFGTHLQLPDLGPIGANGLAAPRDFLVPVAWYEDGSRPGYAIVQKYGGELFTAKQDFSPFNVVAWHGNYVPYKYDLSKFCPYNTVLIDHSDPSINTVLTAPTDKPGVALLDFVIFPPRWLVAEHTFRPPYYHRNCMSEFMGLITGGYEAKADGFHPGGASLHSCMTPHGPDTKTYEATIALGNEAGPHKIADTMAFMFESCLIPRVCPWALESPFMDHDYYQCWIGLTSHFSGLSMKADNSDFQNGKPVER